In a single window of the Clostridiales bacterium genome:
- a CDS encoding UDP-N-acetylglucosamine--LPS N-acetylglucosamine transferase, whose translation MRALFFSVSTGAGHTKAAQALSEYIKHQDKESCILKVDTLKYASFFVDKIVINVYINMLKTTPKIYGKLYDITNGGHRLGENINGLSNRINKLFLFKIKKLLKEFTPDIIICTHPFALQMARNAKKKLNLCVPLLAVVTDYAVHPLWVKGCADAYILPHEFILNDAMNKGIDRDKIYTYGIPVEDKFLYKLDKNLVRKKFGFEDVTTFLIMGGSLGFGDIENIFIKLIKVQRPLQIVVVTGTNNKLKKQLDKYIYDIHIKKSISILGYVAEINELMDVSDCIITKPGGLTVAEALIKEIPICVISPIPGHEEKNATFLINSGVAACLDKHDSLEDFLCQVLDNEVRYNNMKRITKVLAKPNACKDIYGLIKKLTS comes from the coding sequence ATGAGAGCGTTATTTTTTTCAGTTTCTACAGGAGCGGGACATACAAAAGCAGCCCAGGCACTTAGTGAATATATAAAGCATCAGGATAAGGAATCTTGCATACTAAAAGTGGATACGTTAAAGTATGCTAGTTTTTTTGTGGACAAGATCGTAATTAATGTATATATAAATATGCTAAAGACTACACCTAAGATATATGGAAAATTATATGATATAACAAATGGGGGGCACAGGTTAGGTGAGAATATAAATGGTTTAAGCAATAGAATAAATAAATTATTTTTGTTCAAGATAAAAAAGCTGCTGAAGGAGTTTACACCGGATATCATAATATGTACACATCCATTTGCATTACAAATGGCAAGGAATGCGAAGAAAAAATTGAACCTTTGCGTACCATTGCTTGCTGTTGTAACAGATTATGCGGTGCATCCACTTTGGGTTAAGGGGTGTGCAGATGCGTATATATTACCGCATGAATTTATATTAAATGATGCAATGAATAAAGGAATAGATAGGGATAAGATATATACGTATGGTATTCCAGTAGAAGACAAATTTTTATATAAGTTGGATAAGAACTTGGTACGAAAGAAATTTGGATTTGAGGATGTAACAACATTTTTGATAATGGGAGGAAGTCTTGGGTTTGGTGATATAGAAAATATTTTTATAAAGCTAATTAAGGTTCAACGTCCATTGCAGATAGTTGTTGTTACAGGCACTAACAATAAATTAAAAAAACAGCTGGATAAATATATTTATGATATACATATCAAAAAAAGTATATCTATATTAGGTTATGTAGCTGAAATAAATGAACTTATGGATGTATCAGATTGTATAATAACAAAACCAGGAGGGCTAACGGTTGCGGAGGCGCTAATTAAAGAAATTCCTATTTGTGTTATATCACCTATACCTGGTCACGAAGAAAAAAATGCTACATTTTTGATTAATAGCGGGGTTGCAGCATGTTTGGATAAGCATGATTCGTTGGAGGATTTTTTGTGTCAGGTGTTAGATAATGAAGTAAGGTATAATAACATGAAGCGCATAACAAAAGTCCTTGCAAAACCTAACGCATGCAAGGATATATATGGTCTTATAAAGAAATTGACGTCCTAA
- a CDS encoding YdcF family protein yields MKKVMKFGVIVMIIVILGLPVMLNSYVKNSTEQQIINSNDYSNLKDIDCIVVLGAGVWGDYPSPILEDRLLKGIELYKKNVSPKMIMSGDHKNPEYDEVNIMKNFAIGKGVLSEDIFMDHAGFSSYESIYRAKEVFKAKKIVIVTQKYHLYRALYIANSLGVEAYGVDADSRQYFGDVYRELREVLARNKDFVKCVFKPKSIYIGDITPVSGNGDITNDR; encoded by the coding sequence ATGAAGAAAGTTATGAAATTTGGAGTAATAGTTATGATAATTGTAATATTGGGACTTCCAGTTATGTTAAATTCATATGTTAAAAATTCTACGGAACAACAAATTATTAACAGTAACGATTATTCCAATTTAAAGGATATTGATTGTATTGTTGTTTTGGGGGCAGGAGTATGGGGAGATTATCCAAGTCCAATATTAGAAGACAGATTATTAAAGGGAATAGAATTATATAAAAAAAATGTGTCACCTAAAATGATAATGAGTGGGGATCATAAAAATCCGGAATACGATGAAGTAAATATAATGAAAAATTTTGCTATAGGAAAAGGAGTTTTGTCAGAAGATATATTTATGGATCATGCAGGTTTTTCTTCTTATGAAAGTATATATAGAGCGAAAGAAGTGTTCAAAGCAAAGAAAATAGTGATAGTAACGCAAAAATATCATTTATACAGAGCTCTATATATAGCAAACAGTTTGGGAGTAGAGGCGTATGGAGTTGATGCGGATTCAAGACAATATTTTGGAGACGTTTATAGAGAGTTAAGAGAAGTATTGGCAAGAAATAAGGATTTTGTAAAGTGTGTTTTTAAGCCAAAATCTATATACATAGGAGATATTACACCAGTGAGTGGGAATGGAGATATTACCAATGATAGATAG
- a CDS encoding AAA family ATPase codes for MRIKKIDIHGFGKLNNLSLEFDDKINVVFGNNEAGKSTLQTFIKAMFFSIKSKERNTKNNLSNMEKYKPIDNSPYEGTLTYSLDNLNEYIIERNFDNNTAKLYDSNLTDVSSQFDKDKITGLQFAKEHLGLGLSSFEETCFIGQSKVFIPGANGKRIIDDLSDHSSDSLDVMSYESAREALMNTLKTSVGTDRTKKSPINIVENKLSELYDEKRSLEAKRDYFLKFSNILQNPNFQKNDLSILIDSCEDNEDLKNELHEYMTSMEEYDNKLNELKNVADGLEKQLATYKQMLIDYQDTLNLHKIFRRFSQGTVDDLLSSKKRILDLRNKSEEFSLELAKLTKPSSVSRFLFLILFIFFVTTTITFKKYWLIGPAVASFSLFSFSNKKYSAEKFKFTANKEYLESRKSGCEREIIDLNEVITSTISRANTSSIEEFVALKSKYDSTHTLYTSSKQSIINCEERIKSVNESINDYRKLTADIINNLKTKFNISTFNKDLSELGQKITSCEEEKSSLEGKKLAIKIALDTLEEANNELSNSFIPTLNRKLSDILGKITNQKYTKLSCNNSFDINAKHVDSMYIVSPQYLSGGTVDQIYLALRIGLCDVISESTSESLPLIFDEIFAWYDDTRTKLTIDYLKELSLKHQIILFTCKHRELEMLQDTFGNSLNIIKLD; via the coding sequence ATGAGAATAAAAAAAATTGATATACACGGATTTGGTAAATTAAATAATCTTTCTTTGGAGTTTGATGATAAAATAAATGTCGTGTTTGGCAACAATGAGGCCGGTAAATCCACTCTTCAAACTTTTATTAAAGCTATGTTTTTTTCCATTAAATCTAAAGAAAGAAATACAAAAAACAATTTATCAAACATGGAGAAATATAAACCTATTGATAATTCTCCATATGAAGGAACTTTAACTTATTCCTTGGATAATCTTAATGAGTATATAATTGAACGTAATTTTGATAACAACACTGCAAAGCTCTATGACTCTAACCTAACTGATGTATCATCACAGTTTGATAAAGACAAAATTACTGGATTACAGTTTGCAAAAGAACATCTAGGTCTTGGTTTATCGTCTTTTGAAGAAACATGCTTTATTGGTCAATCCAAGGTTTTTATACCTGGGGCAAACGGAAAACGCATAATTGATGATCTTTCCGATCACAGCAGTGATTCACTGGATGTTATGTCGTATGAAAGTGCTAGAGAAGCCTTAATGAATACTCTAAAAACTTCTGTTGGTACAGATAGAACTAAAAAAAGTCCTATAAACATTGTAGAGAATAAATTATCCGAACTCTATGATGAGAAAAGGTCACTTGAAGCAAAAAGAGATTATTTTTTGAAATTTAGTAATATACTTCAAAATCCTAATTTCCAAAAAAATGATTTGTCTATTCTAATCGATTCTTGTGAGGATAATGAAGATTTAAAAAATGAACTACATGAATATATGACATCTATGGAAGAATACGATAACAAATTAAACGAACTAAAAAATGTTGCTGATGGGTTAGAAAAGCAATTGGCTACTTACAAACAGATGCTCATAGATTACCAAGATACATTAAATCTTCATAAAATATTTAGACGTTTTTCTCAAGGTACTGTTGATGATTTATTATCTTCAAAAAAGAGAATCTTAGATCTTCGTAACAAATCGGAAGAATTCTCTTTAGAACTTGCAAAACTTACAAAACCTAGTTCGGTTTCTAGATTTTTGTTTCTTATTTTGTTTATATTTTTTGTAACTACCACAATTACTTTCAAAAAATATTGGCTTATAGGACCTGCGGTTGCTTCTTTCTCGTTATTCTCATTTTCAAACAAAAAATATAGTGCTGAGAAATTTAAATTTACCGCAAATAAAGAATATTTAGAAAGTCGCAAATCTGGATGTGAAAGAGAAATTATTGATCTAAATGAAGTAATAACTTCAACTATCAGTCGAGCTAATACTTCGTCTATAGAAGAATTTGTTGCTCTAAAATCTAAGTATGATTCAACTCATACCCTCTACACTTCATCCAAACAGTCTATTATCAACTGTGAGGAACGAATTAAGTCCGTTAATGAAAGCATAAACGATTATCGTAAATTGACTGCTGACATTATAAATAATTTAAAAACTAAGTTTAATATATCAACATTTAATAAAGACCTATCTGAGCTAGGCCAAAAGATCACGTCTTGTGAAGAAGAAAAATCTTCTTTGGAAGGGAAAAAACTTGCTATTAAAATAGCGTTAGATACACTTGAAGAAGCCAACAATGAGCTTAGTAATAGTTTCATTCCCACTTTAAACAGAAAGCTTTCTGACATACTTGGTAAAATCACCAATCAAAAATACACTAAGCTTTCTTGCAACAACTCATTTGACATAAATGCAAAACATGTAGATTCTATGTACATAGTTTCACCGCAATATCTAAGCGGCGGTACAGTAGATCAAATTTATTTAGCTTTACGTATAGGTCTTTGTGATGTAATTTCTGAAAGTACATCTGAATCGTTGCCTTTGATATTTGATGAGATTTTTGCTTGGTACGATGATACTCGTACCAAACTTACTATCGATTACTTAAAAGAGTTATCACTAAAACATCAAATTATCCTATTTACTTGTAAACATAGAGAGTTAGAGATGCTACAAGATACATTTGGTAATTCACTAAACATAATAAAACTCGATTAA
- a CDS encoding metallophosphoesterase, producing MDTKVVRKIKFLHCADIHLDCPFSSLPSTLAETRNQALKDVFSNIIDIAVREEVNCLFVCGDLFEHKYVTMSTINFINEGFKKLPNAKIFLVCGNHDPFINNSHYASYDWEENVVVFKKHISYAYIDEFDTYIYGSSFCDFEESESTVPNFDPLNNKGINILLTHGTFNMEFAETKYNPLYMPYLEELNMDYIGIGHFHNKFISGNVYNPGSPDPLGFDEEGEHGVFLVTIDKTSSLKVDAKFIPTNVSYYKNIELNLPFIDNDMFVIDKIKNSILPTLENPKATLMQLKLLGFVPRDVALDSGYIYNSLFYEFFYFNFVDATTPDYDWESLAKEPGLRGLFVSKLLEKIAATEDEAQKKILFSSLHYGISAIDNNDVDI from the coding sequence ATGGATACAAAAGTAGTAAGAAAAATTAAATTTTTGCATTGTGCAGACATTCATTTAGATTGTCCATTCTCTTCGTTGCCTAGTACTTTGGCCGAGACTAGAAATCAGGCACTAAAGGATGTCTTTTCAAATATTATCGATATTGCCGTACGTGAGGAAGTGAATTGTTTGTTCGTATGTGGGGACTTATTTGAACATAAATATGTTACTATGTCAACCATAAATTTTATTAACGAAGGTTTTAAAAAGTTACCCAATGCGAAAATATTTTTAGTCTGTGGTAATCATGATCCTTTTATAAATAACTCACATTATGCAAGTTACGACTGGGAAGAAAATGTTGTTGTATTTAAAAAACATATAAGCTATGCATATATAGATGAATTTGATACATATATATACGGATCTAGTTTTTGTGATTTTGAAGAATCTGAAAGTACGGTACCTAACTTTGATCCATTAAACAATAAGGGTATAAATATTTTATTAACTCACGGAACATTTAATATGGAATTTGCTGAAACTAAATACAATCCACTCTACATGCCATATCTTGAGGAACTAAATATGGATTACATAGGTATTGGTCATTTTCACAATAAATTTATAAGTGGTAATGTGTACAATCCTGGTAGCCCGGATCCCTTAGGTTTTGATGAAGAAGGTGAACATGGCGTATTCCTTGTAACGATAGATAAAACATCATCTCTTAAAGTAGATGCGAAATTTATACCAACCAACGTATCGTACTACAAAAATATTGAACTAAACTTACCATTTATAGACAACGATATGTTTGTAATAGACAAAATAAAGAATTCTATCCTGCCTACACTCGAGAATCCCAAGGCTACACTGATGCAACTTAAGCTTCTTGGATTTGTTCCTCGCGATGTAGCACTAGATTCAGGATATATATATAATTCTCTTTTTTATGAATTTTTCTATTTTAATTTTGTTGATGCGACTACACCTGATTACGATTGGGAATCCTTGGCTAAAGAGCCTGGGCTTCGCGGGTTATTTGTATCTAAGTTACTAGAAAAAATCGCAGCTACAGAAGATGAAGCACAAAAGAAGATTCTTTTTTCTTCTTTACATTACGGTATCAGTGCTATTGATAATAACGATGTTGATATATAG
- a CDS encoding LexA family transcriptional regulator, whose amino-acid sequence MNDKLTTLTAKQKEAYLAIEAFIAENKIPPTVRELGEILGEKTPGAVQGIINRLADKGVIKKELGVARSIKLVESNSMYLRVIYVPELRRINKRNIDDFLTIYNIVAYHPVSADIFGDVASESFFLDCPDNSLTKSHLQYGDTLLIHSTNKFQNKDIVLVFYDNHLLLRYYFDCPDDESKVILKADSNLLNKEVFDRDEVVVIGKLISKIQLF is encoded by the coding sequence ATGAATGATAAATTAACTACTTTAACAGCAAAACAAAAAGAGGCGTACTTGGCCATAGAAGCTTTTATAGCTGAAAACAAGATCCCACCAACTGTTAGGGAATTGGGGGAAATTTTAGGGGAGAAAACTCCTGGTGCCGTGCAAGGTATAATTAATCGCTTAGCAGATAAGGGCGTTATAAAAAAGGAATTAGGTGTGGCTCGTTCTATTAAGTTAGTTGAGTCTAACTCAATGTATCTAAGAGTTATATATGTACCTGAATTAAGACGTATCAATAAGAGAAATATAGATGATTTTTTAACTATTTACAATATAGTTGCATATCATCCTGTTTCTGCTGATATTTTTGGTGATGTCGCAAGTGAAAGTTTCTTTTTAGACTGTCCAGATAATAGTCTAACAAAAAGTCATTTGCAGTATGGTGATACTTTGTTAATACACTCTACAAACAAATTTCAAAATAAAGACATTGTTTTAGTTTTCTACGACAATCATCTTTTACTAAGATATTATTTTGATTGTCCAGATGATGAAAGTAAGGTTATTTTGAAGGCTGACAGCAACTTACTTAACAAGGAAGTATTTGATAGAGATGAGGTTGTTGTAATTGGAAAACTTATTTCTAAAATTCAATTGTTTTAA
- a CDS encoding extracellular solute-binding protein — MIRKIMNKVGLPLLVISLIAGVGVLTVGCGNSKVNKKVEITFWEEDDPGNVDKVWDEIIKDFESKNENIKVARSHMTIESLRQNYQNAVIGGGGPSIVAGPDDNIGIFGVAKTAADLDKVFSKDFLEKIDTKLLDGARLNGTLYGIPYITGNTVALLYNKDIVKEAPKTMSELVDKAKAFSDGKDKFGLVFDMTAPYNYIGFLGAFGGSVFDKDNNITLNTSEMKETVEYLYALKSEHKIMPSECAYDQASNLFKTGNAAFIINGPWAFEEYKNAGINLGITCIPKVDNKDYPTPYVASKVLMLNKHLTGEKLDAARKFVEFVCDKENQLKFVPVLNELPTNIEAIKDLENSSNAELMQLKVQIDKCVPMPIITKMRAVWDGMTPTFQKVWSGKISSVAAIKEMQKTAEDKARALGE; from the coding sequence ATGATCAGAAAAATTATGAACAAAGTAGGTTTGCCTTTATTGGTGATATCACTTATAGCTGGAGTGGGAGTCTTGACAGTAGGTTGCGGAAATTCGAAGGTTAATAAGAAGGTTGAGATTACATTTTGGGAGGAGGATGATCCAGGGAATGTAGATAAAGTATGGGATGAAATAATAAAAGATTTCGAATCCAAAAATGAAAATATAAAAGTGGCTAGGTCACATATGACAATAGAGTCACTAAGGCAGAATTATCAGAATGCCGTTATAGGAGGGGGCGGTCCTTCTATAGTAGCGGGTCCAGATGATAATATTGGAATTTTTGGTGTAGCGAAAACAGCAGCTGATTTGGATAAGGTGTTTTCAAAAGACTTTTTAGAAAAAATAGACACTAAGCTGTTAGATGGTGCAAGGTTGAATGGAACGTTATATGGAATACCTTACATAACAGGAAATACAGTGGCGTTGCTTTATAATAAAGACATAGTAAAAGAAGCGCCAAAGACAATGAGTGAGCTAGTAGATAAAGCTAAAGCTTTTTCAGATGGAAAAGATAAGTTTGGTTTGGTTTTTGATATGACTGCTCCATATAATTACATTGGGTTCTTAGGGGCATTTGGTGGATCAGTATTTGATAAAGATAACAATATTACATTGAATACATCAGAGATGAAAGAAACAGTTGAGTATTTATATGCATTAAAGAGTGAGCATAAAATAATGCCAAGCGAGTGTGCGTATGATCAAGCAAGCAATTTATTCAAAACAGGAAATGCTGCATTTATAATAAATGGACCTTGGGCATTTGAAGAATATAAAAATGCGGGTATAAATTTAGGTATTACATGTATACCAAAAGTAGATAACAAGGATTATCCAACACCTTATGTAGCGTCTAAGGTACTTATGCTTAATAAGCACTTAACAGGAGAAAAATTAGATGCGGCAAGGAAGTTTGTGGAGTTTGTTTGTGATAAGGAAAATCAGTTAAAGTTTGTGCCAGTACTAAATGAATTACCAACTAATATAGAAGCAATAAAAGATTTGGAAAATTCATCAAATGCTGAGTTGATGCAATTAAAGGTTCAAATTGATAAATGTGTTCCTATGCCAATAATAACTAAGATGAGAGCAGTTTGGGATGGAATGACACCTACATTCCAAAAAGTTTGGTCAGGTAAGATTAGTTCAGTTGCGGCAATTAAAGAGATGCAAAAAACTGCAGAAGATAAGGCTCGTGCCTTGGGAGAGTAA
- a CDS encoding DUF4364 family protein translates to MLDSSKRVAEHKLILLYIIDNFELPLSNIEIMEIVLKNKFMSYFVFQEILSELCSNSLVVSKTYNNKTYYSTTPDGEKSLDFFGSVIPKSVLHKINTLINIQKESKKLDSFIFANYEDTENGDCNVVCRVSHDTKFLIDLKLNLTDTNIANTICANWKKYFQEIYPEILEILTKKRSN, encoded by the coding sequence ATGCTTGATTCTAGTAAACGAGTTGCTGAGCACAAACTCATTTTATTATATATAATTGATAATTTTGAGCTACCTCTTAGCAATATTGAGATAATGGAGATTGTATTAAAAAATAAGTTTATGAGCTACTTTGTATTTCAGGAAATTTTAAGTGAACTTTGTTCCAATAGTCTTGTTGTATCAAAAACTTACAACAACAAAACATACTATTCTACTACACCAGATGGAGAAAAGAGTTTGGATTTCTTCGGAAGCGTAATTCCCAAAAGTGTATTGCATAAAATTAATACATTGATTAATATCCAAAAAGAAAGTAAAAAATTGGATTCATTTATTTTCGCAAATTATGAAGATACAGAAAATGGCGACTGCAACGTTGTATGCCGTGTAAGCCATGATACTAAATTTTTAATTGACTTAAAACTAAATTTGACCGACACTAATATTGCTAATACTATATGTGCTAACTGGAAAAAATATTTTCAAGAGATATATCCCGAAATACTTGAGATTCTCA
- a CDS encoding sugar ABC transporter permease encodes MIGRSKMQPYLLMIPALLVLLVMIGYPLVYGVGISLTNMNLVNLMQRPNFNGLANYKAVLADVTLYKDFIRTIVWTVVNLFFSVSIGLFLALVLNRKLPGKNFFRVMLMVPWAIPQYIAVLTWKNMFMAQYGAISIFLERIGIIIPWLSEPRWTFIAAIITNIWLGFPFMMAISLGGLQSIPAEIYEAAELDGVNAWNKLKNITLPLLKPVLVPSIILSTMWTFNMVNVIFIMTAGIENAETEILVSRVYREAFNYYNYGSAAAKSVVIFLFLALFSSVFIKANNGGKGVED; translated from the coding sequence GTGATAGGTAGAAGTAAGATGCAACCATATTTATTGATGATACCTGCATTGTTAGTTTTACTAGTGATGATAGGTTATCCGCTGGTTTATGGAGTGGGTATATCATTAACAAATATGAATCTTGTAAATTTGATGCAAAGGCCTAATTTTAATGGTTTAGCGAACTATAAGGCGGTTTTAGCCGATGTGACCTTGTATAAGGATTTTATAAGGACAATAGTTTGGACCGTTGTAAATTTGTTTTTTTCAGTATCAATAGGGTTATTTCTAGCACTTGTATTAAATAGGAAACTTCCAGGGAAGAATTTTTTTAGAGTAATGCTTATGGTTCCTTGGGCAATACCACAATACATAGCAGTTTTAACATGGAAGAATATGTTTATGGCTCAATATGGAGCGATTTCGATATTCTTAGAAAGAATAGGGATAATAATTCCTTGGTTATCAGAGCCAAGATGGACATTTATCGCGGCGATAATTACAAATATTTGGTTAGGATTTCCTTTTATGATGGCTATATCACTAGGAGGATTACAGAGTATTCCAGCGGAAATATATGAGGCAGCAGAGTTAGACGGTGTTAATGCGTGGAATAAATTAAAAAACATTACTTTGCCGCTATTGAAGCCGGTATTAGTTCCTTCCATTATATTAAGTACAATGTGGACTTTTAATATGGTAAATGTAATATTTATCATGACCGCTGGTATAGAAAATGCTGAAACTGAAATATTAGTATCTAGAGTTTATAGGGAAGCATTTAATTATTATAACTATGGATCAGCAGCGGCAAAATCAGTTGTTATATTCTTGTTTTTAGCATTATTTTCATCGGTATTTATAAAGGCAAATAATGGAGGAAAAGGGGTTGAAGATTAA
- the ypeB gene encoding germination protein YpeB: MNKKIIATLAIFIALLSGVLVYEYRDIKKLRGELNNNYNRAFYDMMGYVDNIKTIMTKAVVFKTCPKSSNFLEEIWHKANMAQENLNMIPIEEATLKKTSKYLNQVGDFAYSLNKQSLNKKDLTQDQQKTLQKLKTYSEVLMHSLKEMEQDINDGKFRWSNLRRLNKNVPAVDYLGDIQKNFQDYPTLIYDGPFSDHVDNIKPKGLVGKKISKDRARDVVKKFLGDKAKDIKYVGTTKGWVETYNFELHSPNDEITYVDVTKVGGKIYSMISNRSIRKAKLNIDEAKEKAETFLKKRGYKDMVDTYYINEDNVATINYAFKKDDVICYPDLIKVKVALDTGDVVGFEAGGYIASHMDRNIKESKIKLEEAREKINEDVKILNSKRAIIPTELKTEVLTYEFLGKLGENDFLVYINTETGEVENVLMIIDTPNGVLTM, translated from the coding sequence ATGAACAAAAAAATTATAGCAACATTAGCTATTTTTATAGCTTTATTGTCGGGAGTTTTAGTGTATGAGTATAGGGATATAAAAAAATTGAGAGGCGAATTGAATAATAATTATAATAGGGCATTTTACGATATGATGGGTTACGTGGATAACATAAAGACTATAATGACAAAGGCAGTGGTTTTTAAAACATGTCCTAAAAGCTCGAATTTTTTGGAGGAGATATGGCATAAAGCTAATATGGCACAGGAAAATTTAAATATGATACCCATAGAGGAAGCAACATTAAAAAAAACGTCAAAGTATTTAAATCAGGTGGGGGATTTTGCATATTCTTTGAACAAGCAAAGTCTTAATAAAAAAGATTTAACACAAGATCAACAAAAAACATTACAGAAATTAAAAACATATTCAGAGGTATTGATGCACTCTTTAAAGGAGATGGAGCAAGATATAAATGATGGGAAATTTCGATGGAGTAATTTACGAAGATTGAATAAGAATGTTCCAGCAGTTGATTATTTGGGCGATATACAAAAGAATTTTCAAGATTATCCAACCTTAATATATGATGGACCGTTTTCTGATCATGTGGACAATATAAAGCCAAAGGGTTTAGTCGGAAAGAAAATTTCAAAAGATAGGGCAAGAGATGTTGTAAAAAAATTTTTGGGTGATAAAGCCAAGGATATTAAATACGTTGGCACAACAAAGGGATGGGTTGAAACATATAATTTTGAATTACATTCTCCAAATGATGAGATAACGTATGTGGACGTTACGAAAGTTGGTGGTAAAATATATTCAATGATTAGCAATAGAAGTATACGTAAAGCTAAGCTAAATATAGATGAAGCCAAAGAAAAGGCTGAAACTTTTTTAAAAAAAAGAGGTTATAAAGATATGGTTGACACTTACTATATAAATGAAGATAATGTCGCAACAATAAATTATGCATTCAAAAAAGATGATGTAATATGCTATCCTGATTTAATTAAGGTGAAAGTAGCATTGGATACAGGTGATGTGGTTGGTTTTGAGGCAGGAGGATATATCGCATCACATATGGATAGGAATATAAAGGAAAGTAAAATTAAACTAGAGGAGGCTCGAGAAAAAATAAATGAGGATGTGAAAATTTTGAATAGCAAAAGAGCAATAATTCCTACTGAATTAAAAACAGAGGTGTTAACATATGAGTTTTTGGGAAAATTGGGAGAAAATGATTTTTTAGTGTACATAAACACTGAAACTGGAGAGGTTGAAAATGTGTTGATGATAATAGATACACCAAATGGAGTGCTAACAATGTAA
- a CDS encoding magnesium transporter CorA family protein, giving the protein MMEFFITRSVGDSLKKIDVLEKKAWINLIDPTEEELNYLQETLNILPNFLRDPLDEEERPRIDIEDDQKLIIVDIPIVYDTEEALRFETIPLGILVLDEHILTICLKESPIIEDFKNRKVRDLYTFMKTRFTLQILQSVASAYLKDLKHIDKKTEAIEKSLHKSTGNEEVFKQLELEKGLVFFRTSLKSNEIVMEKLLRWKHLRMYEEDQDLLEDVIIENKQAIEMANIYSSILNSMMNAFASIISNNLNIVMKFLTAVTIVLSIPTMIYSMYGMNVTLPLQYNSMGFTYVIIISIVTALITARWLVKKGMF; this is encoded by the coding sequence ATGATGGAATTTTTTATTACAAGGTCTGTAGGAGATTCGCTTAAGAAGATTGATGTACTAGAAAAAAAAGCTTGGATAAATTTAATAGATCCTACAGAGGAAGAACTAAACTACTTACAGGAGACCCTAAATATTCTTCCTAATTTTTTGCGGGACCCTTTGGATGAAGAAGAACGTCCAAGAATAGACATTGAGGATGATCAAAAGTTAATTATTGTAGATATACCCATAGTATACGATACAGAGGAAGCTCTAAGGTTTGAGACAATACCGCTTGGTATATTGGTGTTAGATGAGCATATATTGACTATATGCCTTAAAGAGAGTCCAATAATAGAGGATTTTAAAAATAGAAAAGTGCGTGATTTGTATACATTTATGAAAACAAGATTTACATTGCAAATTTTGCAAAGTGTGGCATCGGCTTATTTGAAAGATCTAAAACATATAGATAAAAAGACGGAAGCAATAGAAAAAAGTTTACATAAATCAACAGGTAATGAAGAGGTGTTTAAACAGCTAGAGTTAGAAAAAGGGCTAGTATTTTTTAGGACATCTCTAAAGTCAAATGAGATAGTTATGGAGAAATTATTGCGATGGAAACATCTTCGTATGTACGAAGAGGATCAGGATTTGTTAGAAGATGTAATTATAGAGAATAAACAGGCGATAGAGATGGCCAATATATATAGTTCTATATTAAACAGTATGATGAATGCGTTTGCATCTATAATATCAAATAATTTGAATATAGTTATGAAGTTTTTGACTGCAGTTACTATAGTTTTATCTATACCGACTATGATATATAGTATGTACGGAATGAATGTTACGCTTCCACTACAGTATAATAGTATGGGATTTACATACGTAATTATAATATCTATTGTCACTGCGCTTATAACGGCGAGATGGTTAGTAAAGAAGGGTATGTTTTAA